From a single Planococcus shenhongbingii genomic region:
- a CDS encoding nucleotide sugar dehydrogenase — MMIDKLKIAVVGLGYVGLSIAATFAKKYNVIGIDIDDKRIEQLLTGIDNANEIEEWELKDLNIEFTTDAARINEAGFIIVAVPTPVDSLNQPDLKALLSASAAVGKHMKKGAVVVFESTVYPGATEEQCIPVLEKNSGLEAGSEFFVGYSPERVQPKNKKQAFTKTKKVVSGQNEAVLDFVASVYGSVVDAGVFKAKSIRVAEAAKVIEDTQQDVNIAFINEVALIFNRLGIDTNDVLETAGTKKSFLKFTPGLVSGRRVGFDSYYLTHKAQEAGYHPEIILAGRRVNDGISSYIARTVVKKLVKNNSAVKGMRVTVLGITYKEDMNELRNSKVLDVIEELQEYGIEVQIADICIDAEEMERRYGLIITPESELLPASAVILAVPHKLYKEAGWKLIEKLLIDKKGLVFDIKSTLDPNEKPENIELWRF, encoded by the coding sequence ATGATGATCGACAAGTTGAAAATAGCGGTAGTTGGGCTTGGCTATGTCGGCTTGTCAATCGCTGCCACTTTCGCGAAAAAATACAATGTCATCGGTATTGATATTGACGATAAGCGTATAGAACAGCTTTTAACAGGCATCGATAATGCCAATGAAATAGAAGAATGGGAACTCAAGGACTTGAATATTGAGTTTACAACTGATGCAGCAAGAATCAATGAAGCGGGATTTATCATTGTTGCGGTGCCAACTCCAGTTGACAGCTTGAACCAGCCGGATCTTAAGGCTCTTTTGAGTGCAAGTGCAGCAGTAGGCAAGCATATGAAAAAAGGGGCTGTTGTCGTTTTTGAGTCGACAGTTTATCCCGGAGCTACAGAAGAGCAATGCATACCGGTACTTGAAAAAAATTCAGGACTAGAGGCAGGTAGCGAATTTTTTGTGGGCTATTCCCCTGAACGCGTCCAACCCAAAAACAAGAAACAGGCTTTTACAAAAACGAAGAAAGTTGTTTCCGGGCAAAATGAAGCAGTCCTGGATTTTGTAGCCTCCGTTTATGGCAGTGTAGTTGATGCCGGCGTCTTTAAAGCAAAATCAATACGGGTTGCAGAAGCGGCAAAAGTGATCGAAGACACGCAGCAGGACGTCAATATTGCCTTTATAAATGAAGTGGCACTTATTTTTAATCGCTTGGGCATCGATACCAACGATGTGCTGGAAACTGCAGGAACCAAAAAAAGTTTTCTGAAGTTTACTCCCGGACTTGTCAGTGGGCGCCGGGTAGGATTTGACTCGTATTATTTGACGCATAAAGCCCAAGAAGCGGGCTACCATCCTGAAATCATCTTAGCGGGCAGACGAGTCAACGACGGTATAAGCAGTTACATCGCCAGGACCGTTGTAAAAAAGCTGGTTAAAAACAACAGTGCAGTAAAAGGAATGCGAGTCACTGTATTAGGCATTACTTATAAAGAAGATATGAATGAGCTGAGAAATTCAAAAGTGCTCGATGTAATTGAAGAACTCCAGGAATACGGCATTGAAGTGCAAATTGCAGATATTTGCATTGATGCGGAGGAGATGGAGCGGCGCTACGGGCTTATCATCACTCCGGAATCGGAGCTGCTTCCAGCATCCGCGGTCATCCTCGCTGTCCCTCATAAATTGTATAAAGAGGCCGGATGGAAGTTGATTGAAAAGCTTCTCATCGATAAAAAAGGACTGGTCTTTGATATAAAGAGTACTTTGGATCCGAATGAAAAGCCGGAAAACATCGAGCTTTGGCGATTTTAA
- a CDS encoding sugar transferase, whose translation MANEQTAFELKQAKWSQYLARSSAWLFALLLLIILSPLFVVIGILIKLESKGSIFFTQVRGGLHGQYFTIYKFRTMYDEPEKLSLDIDVVENDPRITKVGYILRTTSLDELPQLINIVKGDMAFVGPRPTMPSQTDNYNEYQKQRLFVKPGVTGLAQISGRNALTWDEKIDLDVEYINRKNIRYDLYIILQTFFKVIKSEGVYSNE comes from the coding sequence ATGGCAAATGAACAAACTGCTTTTGAGTTGAAGCAAGCCAAGTGGTCCCAATATCTAGCCCGCAGCAGTGCGTGGCTTTTCGCACTATTACTATTAATTATTTTGTCCCCGCTGTTTGTTGTAATCGGAATCCTGATCAAACTGGAATCAAAAGGGTCCATCTTTTTTACTCAAGTCCGCGGCGGTTTGCACGGCCAATACTTTACAATTTATAAGTTCCGGACGATGTATGATGAGCCCGAAAAACTGAGCCTGGACATTGATGTAGTGGAAAACGATCCAAGGATTACAAAAGTCGGATATATTCTGCGGACTACCAGTTTAGATGAATTGCCGCAATTGATCAATATTGTAAAAGGGGATATGGCTTTTGTCGGCCCGCGACCAACCATGCCTTCACAGACAGACAATTACAACGAATACCAGAAACAGCGGCTTTTTGTTAAGCCAGGCGTTACAGGACTGGCACAAATCAGCGGAAGAAATGCGCTCACTTGGGATGAAAAAATTGATCTGGATGTAGAATACATCAACCGAAAGAACATTCGATATGATCTGTACATCATTTTGCAAACATTCTTTAAAGTGATCAAATCCGAAGGCGTTTACAGCAATGAATAA
- a CDS encoding glycosyltransferase family 4 protein, whose product MAIKVIHAVTIPLSLKLMKGQLAYLKREGYEVRAISSEGDYIQVFEEYEEAKVLTVNMEREISLIQDFKSLMACIRLFRKERPDIVNAGTPKAGLIVTLAAFLCGVPVRIYNVLGLRLETTGGLKRKILHAAEKIAATAATDVLAVSPSLKEQLISLGIAPEHKIRILGQGSYNGFDLESFKMTASLKSEIEQIRQTTGLSSQHTVLGYVGRLTKDKGIEELVESFLYLHETNPNLRLLVVGDFEEGDAVSNATKTEIMENPHIIYRGYQHNPIPFYFLMDIFVFLTKREGFGNVSLEASLAGVPVLAADVTGARDTVVLGETGLLVDPENVNKVITQLDYLIANPDLRKQMGVQGKKWGEENFSNETIWHEMDDFYQKTLIERAGFIEETS is encoded by the coding sequence ATGGCCATTAAAGTCATACACGCTGTTACCATTCCATTAAGTTTAAAGTTAATGAAAGGACAGTTAGCTTATCTGAAGAGAGAAGGTTATGAGGTACGGGCAATTTCTTCCGAAGGCGATTATATTCAGGTATTTGAAGAATATGAAGAAGCAAAAGTACTGACGGTGAATATGGAAAGAGAGATATCACTTATTCAAGATTTTAAGTCTTTGATGGCATGTATTCGGCTGTTCCGAAAAGAGCGGCCGGATATTGTCAATGCCGGAACACCGAAGGCGGGACTCATTGTAACACTGGCGGCATTCTTATGCGGAGTGCCCGTCAGGATTTATAATGTACTCGGTCTTAGATTGGAAACTACTGGCGGCTTGAAAAGAAAAATTCTGCATGCCGCTGAAAAGATTGCCGCTACTGCAGCAACAGATGTTCTGGCCGTATCTCCAAGTTTAAAAGAGCAGCTGATTAGCCTGGGGATTGCTCCGGAACACAAAATCCGTATTTTGGGACAAGGAAGTTATAACGGATTTGATCTAGAAAGTTTCAAAATGACTGCGTCGCTGAAGTCGGAAATTGAGCAGATACGCCAGACTACGGGGCTGTCTAGTCAACATACGGTGCTTGGGTATGTGGGAAGGTTGACCAAAGATAAGGGAATAGAGGAACTGGTTGAATCTTTTCTTTACTTGCATGAAACGAATCCGAATTTGCGATTGTTAGTTGTAGGGGATTTTGAAGAAGGAGATGCTGTCAGCAACGCTACAAAAACAGAAATAATGGAAAACCCTCATATTATATACAGGGGTTATCAGCATAACCCAATTCCATTTTATTTTTTAATGGATATATTTGTATTCTTAACTAAACGTGAAGGATTCGGAAATGTTTCTTTAGAAGCTTCTCTTGCAGGCGTTCCAGTTCTTGCAGCAGATGTGACAGGTGCAAGAGATACGGTGGTCCTAGGGGAAACAGGGTTGCTGGTTGATCCAGAAAATGTGAATAAGGTAATTACCCAATTAGATTACCTTATTGCGAATCCGGATCTTCGAAAACAGATGGGGGTACAAGGAAAAAAATGGGGAGAAGAAAACTTCAGCAATGAAACAATATGGCACGAGATGGATGATTTTTATCAAAAAACGTTAATCGAGCGAGCGGGTTTTATTGAAGAAACAAGTTGA
- a CDS encoding GNAT family N-acetyltransferase, which produces MRDIYFEENYGRLYEEIENGKHEVFEFRHSLGTVRHLFIKRPIPMLLNGVAYYDMVTPYGYGGPLIIECIEGKEKELAKEFGIAFQQYCTDNKVISEFIRFHPVEANAEAFRVCYEIVHIRNTVGTNLAAYEDPFEKEFSKSARKNVRQALKAGVEYRVTANPPNVKEFKEIYYSTMKRNQADSYYYFDDAYFEKLIEFFKEHILLVEVIYDNQVIGMGLNFVYGKLIHTHLSGTLENFHRLSPAYILQYALTVWGKENGIDLIHEGGGRTNSLEDTLYLFKKQFGKNTDFRFQIGKKIWNEKIYEELCHELGIDVNAEFFPAYRTKVLKEYNKV; this is translated from the coding sequence ATGAGAGACATCTACTTTGAAGAAAATTATGGCCGATTATACGAAGAAATTGAAAATGGAAAACACGAAGTTTTTGAATTCCGCCATTCTTTAGGTACAGTAAGACATTTGTTTATTAAACGCCCAATTCCTATGCTTCTGAATGGTGTCGCTTATTATGACATGGTAACTCCATATGGTTATGGTGGCCCACTCATCATTGAATGTATAGAAGGCAAGGAGAAAGAACTGGCGAAAGAATTTGGGATAGCTTTCCAACAATACTGTACTGACAATAAAGTAATAAGTGAATTTATCCGTTTTCATCCGGTAGAGGCAAATGCAGAAGCTTTTCGCGTGTGCTATGAAATTGTCCATATCCGAAATACTGTCGGTACCAATCTTGCTGCTTACGAAGATCCGTTTGAAAAAGAATTTTCTAAGTCGGCCCGAAAAAACGTCCGCCAAGCCCTAAAAGCCGGGGTTGAATACCGGGTGACAGCCAATCCTCCAAATGTAAAAGAATTTAAAGAAATTTATTATTCTACGATGAAACGCAATCAAGCTGATTCTTATTATTATTTTGACGATGCATATTTCGAGAAGCTGATTGAATTTTTCAAAGAACATATTCTATTGGTCGAAGTAATTTATGATAACCAGGTAATTGGAATGGGATTAAACTTTGTTTACGGAAAGCTGATCCATACGCATCTTTCAGGTACTTTGGAAAACTTCCATCGTTTGTCGCCGGCTTATATCCTTCAATACGCTTTGACTGTTTGGGGAAAAGAAAATGGCATTGACTTGATCCATGAAGGCGGCGGAAGAACGAATAGCCTAGAAGATACTTTGTATCTGTTCAAGAAACAATTCGGCAAAAACACCGATTTCAGGTTTCAAATCGGAAAAAAAATCTGGAACGAAAAGATTTATGAAGAATTATGCCATGAACTCGGCATTGATGTAAATGCAGAGTTTTTCCCAGCCTATCGAACAAAAGTTTTGAAAGAATATAACAAAGTCTGA
- a CDS encoding DUF805 domain-containing protein translates to MNEFINVFKKAFVFRGRSRRREYWMFVLFSAIFNIVLSIVDAIAELNLAEGMGLLSGLFSLLIIIPSLSVTIRRLHDIGKSGWWILIALIPIIGWIVLFIFSLLDSQPGSNAYGPSPKESNSDYAMAK, encoded by the coding sequence ATGAATGAATTTATTAATGTATTTAAAAAAGCATTTGTCTTCAGAGGTCGTTCTAGACGCAGAGAGTATTGGATGTTCGTATTATTTAGTGCAATTTTCAATATTGTCCTCTCTATAGTAGATGCAATTGCTGAGCTTAATCTAGCTGAAGGTATGGGACTTCTTTCCGGACTATTTTCTCTTCTCATTATCATACCTAGTCTATCCGTTACGATCCGCCGGCTTCACGATATCGGCAAAAGCGGCTGGTGGATTTTGATTGCCTTGATTCCGATTATCGGATGGATTGTATTATTTATTTTTTCCTTACTGGACAGCCAGCCAGGCAGCAACGCCTATGGGCCAAGCCCGAAAGAATCGAATTCCGATTACGCTATGGCGAAGTAA
- a CDS encoding DUF459 domain-containing protein — translation MKKAKALLMGSLIVNLLFIGAAGFILYKQGGIPFIKEQIGNAASPQEFPDYYLQKKDIFESLNPPKPDKVFVGDSITDHGEFQEYYPGQVVLNRGIAEDTSKGVLNRIDEAAKRNPKEVYLMIGINDIAAGVEADSYRRNIEKIIQSFDENSTKVILQSILPINNQDFNNEISNEKVHQFNKILQEVAEENSLDFVDLHTAFEAPDGQLKKEITIDGIHLKGEGYDIWFEQLSQ, via the coding sequence TTGAAAAAGGCAAAGGCGTTATTAATGGGATCACTGATTGTGAATCTATTGTTTATTGGAGCAGCCGGTTTTATTCTGTATAAACAGGGCGGAATTCCATTTATAAAAGAACAAATTGGAAATGCAGCTTCACCTCAGGAGTTCCCGGATTACTACCTCCAGAAAAAAGATATTTTCGAATCGCTGAATCCGCCTAAGCCCGACAAAGTGTTTGTAGGCGACAGCATCACGGATCACGGTGAATTTCAGGAGTATTATCCGGGTCAAGTAGTTTTAAATAGAGGGATTGCAGAAGATACATCTAAAGGGGTTTTAAACCGAATTGATGAAGCCGCGAAGCGGAATCCCAAAGAAGTTTATCTTATGATTGGCATCAATGATATCGCTGCAGGAGTAGAAGCTGATTCTTATCGCAGAAATATAGAGAAAATCATTCAGTCTTTTGATGAAAATTCTACAAAGGTCATTCTCCAATCGATTCTTCCAATCAATAACCAAGATTTCAATAATGAGATTTCAAATGAAAAAGTCCACCAGTTCAATAAAATACTTCAAGAAGTTGCTGAAGAAAATAGCTTAGATTTTGTAGATCTACATACGGCTTTTGAAGCGCCAGATGGCCAATTGAAGAAGGAAATCACGATTGATGGCATCCATCTTAAAGGTGAAGGTTATGATATATGGTTTGAGCAACTAAGCCAATAA
- a CDS encoding YciI family protein, with protein sequence MEYYAVLLPMANQEKSERFRPQHLSFLESMRQAKHVKANGKFTDGSGGLVIYRAASFEECESFVKQDPYIQNGARNYEIHEWDAVWAE encoded by the coding sequence ATGGAGTATTATGCAGTGCTACTGCCTATGGCAAATCAGGAGAAAAGTGAAAGATTCAGGCCTCAGCATTTGTCTTTTTTGGAATCGATGCGCCAGGCTAAACATGTGAAGGCAAATGGCAAGTTTACAGATGGTTCAGGAGGACTCGTCATTTACCGTGCTGCTTCTTTTGAAGAATGTGAGTCTTTTGTTAAACAGGACCCGTACATACAAAACGGTGCACGGAATTACGAGATACATGAGTGGGATGCGGTTTGGGCTGAATAG
- the murJ gene encoding murein biosynthesis integral membrane protein MurJ: MEKTVIALMTVIIVTKVLGFSRDISLSYFYGADGLTDAYLVSTDIPTAFFSFIGMGIVASFIPIFTKIQEKQGIAEARKFTANVINIVLLLSTGIVVLILLFPQAIVKVFASGFEGETLKIAIDFTRIAALSIYFTALIYVFNGYLEVHKSFLPTVLAGLPLNIMMLFVIYLSSFTNIYVLSIGTLVAVVVQFLFLVPWIRKTGYRHSFKVNPKEKNVRKMMYIAIPVIIGVSADQINVLVDRTLASQIVEGGISALTYSHRIIFFIQAIFVTAVVTVMFPKISKLAVKQNMEELKNIVGKIITTVALIVIPAAVGIMIFSTQITELLFGRGAFEANEVILTSGVLFFYAVGMLGFGLREVLVKVFYSLEDSRTPMISAFGAMFLNVILCLILSRFMGINGLALATSISTLVFTGFLYISLVRKVGSMNSLKIVQDLFKAVMASAVMGFSAKYIYTLLDEAGMGILALAGGIGAGIVVYASMLWVLQLSDIGYYKSRIVALAKR, translated from the coding sequence ATGGAAAAGACCGTTATTGCCTTAATGACAGTAATTATCGTAACTAAAGTGCTGGGCTTCTCGAGAGACATCTCTCTTTCATATTTTTATGGCGCTGATGGTTTAACAGATGCTTATCTGGTATCTACAGATATTCCGACTGCGTTCTTTTCTTTTATAGGTATGGGAATTGTAGCCAGTTTCATTCCGATATTCACTAAAATTCAGGAAAAACAAGGAATTGCAGAAGCCAGAAAATTTACAGCAAACGTGATCAATATCGTTTTGCTGTTATCAACGGGCATTGTGGTGCTCATTCTGTTGTTTCCACAAGCCATCGTTAAAGTATTCGCTTCAGGATTTGAAGGCGAGACATTGAAAATCGCTATCGACTTTACTCGCATTGCTGCCTTGAGCATCTATTTCACCGCATTGATATATGTCTTTAACGGCTATTTGGAAGTCCATAAGAGTTTTTTGCCAACGGTTCTTGCCGGATTGCCATTAAACATAATGATGCTTTTTGTCATTTATTTAAGCTCTTTTACGAATATCTATGTATTGTCCATCGGAACTCTCGTTGCCGTAGTTGTGCAATTTTTGTTCCTGGTTCCGTGGATACGCAAAACAGGCTACCGGCACAGTTTCAAAGTAAATCCTAAAGAAAAAAATGTGAGGAAAATGATGTACATCGCCATACCTGTAATTATCGGGGTTTCTGCTGATCAGATTAATGTGCTGGTCGATCGCACATTAGCCTCGCAGATTGTAGAAGGCGGAATCTCTGCTTTAACTTATTCCCACCGCATCATATTCTTTATTCAAGCAATTTTTGTTACCGCTGTTGTGACCGTCATGTTTCCAAAAATTTCAAAGCTTGCTGTGAAGCAGAATATGGAGGAACTCAAAAATATCGTTGGGAAAATCATAACGACTGTAGCATTGATCGTCATTCCGGCAGCGGTCGGCATCATGATTTTTTCAACACAAATCACTGAATTGCTTTTTGGCAGGGGGGCTTTCGAAGCGAATGAGGTAATCCTTACTTCCGGAGTACTTTTCTTCTATGCCGTCGGGATGCTCGGCTTCGGGCTCCGAGAAGTTCTAGTAAAAGTCTTTTATTCACTGGAAGATTCCCGGACACCGATGATCAGTGCTTTTGGAGCCATGTTCTTGAATGTCATCTTATGCCTCATTCTTTCACGATTCATGGGAATTAATGGGCTGGCGCTTGCAACAAGCATTTCGACACTGGTTTTCACAGGCTTTTTATATATTTCCTTGGTACGAAAAGTCGGTTCGATGAATTCGTTAAAAATCGTTCAGGATCTGTTCAAAGCTGTGATGGCTTCAGCTGTAATGGGTTTCTCAGCCAAATACATTTACACGCTGCTTGATGAAGCAGGAATGGGAATTTTGGCTTTGGCTGGAGGGATTGGAGCAGGGATTGTTGTTTATGCCAGCATGCTTTGGGTTCTTCAATTAAGTGACATCGGCTATTACAAATCCAGAATAGTCGCATTGGCGAAGAGATAA
- a CDS encoding lipid II:glycine glycyltransferase FemX: protein MGDLYFDENYGRLYEEIENGKCEVFEFHHSLGTIRHMFIKREIPLKILGKIYFDIVTPYGYGGPLITECEPGKQEELTAKFMEAFQEYCKENDIVSEFIRFHPVIANAHDFKNCYEVSYIRNTVGTNLKDYDDPVQKEFSKSTRKNIRKALNDGVEFKITVNPPDLGEFINIYHHTMKRNKADTYYYFDEDYFKEILGYFGKNILLVETVYEGQVIGMGLNFVYGETIHTHLSGTLEEFHRLSPAYILQYALVEWGKENGFNLIHDGGGRTNSLDDKLYAFKKQFGKNTNFKFYIGQKIWNEPIYDQLCQAAGVERETEFFPAYRSAVKREYSNNIKLEI, encoded by the coding sequence TTGGGAGATTTATATTTTGATGAAAATTATGGGCGTTTGTACGAGGAAATCGAAAATGGAAAATGTGAGGTATTTGAATTCCATCATTCACTTGGAACAATAAGGCATATGTTCATTAAGCGTGAAATCCCTTTGAAAATTCTGGGTAAAATATATTTCGATATTGTTACGCCATATGGCTATGGTGGGCCTTTAATCACTGAATGCGAACCCGGTAAGCAAGAAGAATTGACCGCTAAATTTATGGAAGCTTTTCAGGAATATTGCAAAGAAAACGATATTGTTAGCGAGTTTATACGCTTTCATCCTGTAATAGCGAATGCACATGATTTCAAAAACTGCTATGAAGTCTCGTATATTCGAAATACGGTTGGTACAAATTTGAAAGATTATGATGATCCTGTGCAAAAAGAGTTTTCGAAGTCTACCAGGAAAAATATAAGAAAAGCGCTGAATGATGGCGTAGAATTTAAGATCACCGTAAATCCGCCGGATCTCGGAGAATTTATCAATATTTACCATCATACGATGAAGCGTAATAAGGCGGATACTTACTATTATTTTGATGAAGATTATTTCAAGGAAATTTTAGGGTATTTCGGTAAAAATATTTTACTGGTTGAAACGGTCTATGAAGGACAAGTAATTGGAATGGGATTGAATTTTGTCTATGGCGAAACCATTCATACCCATTTGTCTGGCACATTGGAAGAATTTCATCGTTTATCACCTGCTTATATTTTGCAGTATGCTCTTGTTGAATGGGGGAAGGAAAATGGATTTAACTTAATCCATGACGGTGGAGGAAGAACGAATAGCTTAGATGATAAGTTATACGCCTTCAAAAAGCAATTCGGAAAAAATACAAACTTCAAATTTTATATCGGACAAAAGATTTGGAATGAACCTATTTACGATCAATTATGCCAGGCAGCAGGTGTTGAAAGAGAAACTGAATTCTTTCCTGCTTACCGGTCAGCCGTAAAGCGGGAATACAGTAATAATATAAAGCTGGAAATCTGA
- a CDS encoding HEAT repeat domain-containing protein, with protein sequence MVDIFLWVIGILLAFQFILLVGLIIWKTRTLSADQKLQLEVERLLPQYRKVIKGTLTEQPELPAGVQFQAAVIERILDILMSEAEPIDEKLKVAELAEENLSTYYKKVLKKGKWAERINALYFIEDFRMFSLREGVELHFKGLRKQDEEYRQSLRASAILQNPMVIDVLVGNRMLSVAFIKEILFRLDENLLTDLSQRMALKDNASENLLFAFLTINGEQKNKLFFPFVEKMMLDERKEVRIKAMKSLCNYEKLEDPSKLSAFFKSEFWEERMYAAKLTGACGLNEFKESLIELFSDPVWWVRFAAAENIYGLEDGTGLLKHIGATSEDAYARDIAKHMLTRKGGESQ encoded by the coding sequence ATGGTTGATATTTTTTTATGGGTGATTGGAATACTCCTGGCATTTCAGTTTATCTTACTGGTGGGTTTAATAATATGGAAAACACGTACACTATCTGCTGACCAAAAGCTGCAATTGGAAGTGGAACGTTTGCTTCCTCAATATAGGAAAGTGATAAAAGGAACACTGACAGAACAGCCAGAGCTTCCAGCAGGTGTGCAATTTCAAGCTGCAGTTATTGAAAGAATTCTTGATATACTGATGTCTGAAGCTGAGCCGATAGATGAAAAGCTGAAGGTGGCAGAACTAGCAGAAGAAAATTTAAGCACTTATTATAAAAAGGTTTTAAAAAAAGGGAAATGGGCTGAGCGGATCAACGCTTTGTATTTTATAGAAGATTTCCGGATGTTTTCTCTTCGTGAAGGAGTAGAATTGCATTTCAAAGGCTTACGGAAACAAGACGAAGAATACCGTCAAAGCCTGCGTGCATCCGCCATTTTGCAAAATCCAATGGTGATCGATGTTTTAGTTGGCAATCGAATGTTGTCAGTGGCTTTTATTAAAGAGATTTTGTTTAGACTAGATGAAAACTTATTAACAGACTTATCACAGAGAATGGCTTTAAAAGACAATGCCTCAGAAAATCTGTTGTTTGCTTTCTTAACCATCAATGGCGAACAGAAAAACAAACTTTTCTTTCCGTTTGTTGAAAAAATGATGCTGGATGAAAGAAAAGAAGTACGCATCAAAGCGATGAAGAGCTTGTGCAATTACGAGAAACTGGAAGACCCATCAAAATTGTCGGCATTTTTTAAGTCGGAATTTTGGGAAGAACGGATGTATGCCGCAAAACTGACAGGTGCCTGCGGATTGAACGAATTCAAAGAATCTCTAATTGAGCTGTTTTCGGATCCGGTTTGGTGGGTCCGGTTTGCTGCGGCAGAAAACATTTACGGATTAGAAGATGGCACAGGATTGTTAAAGCACATTGGAGCAACAAGTGAAGATGCATATGCAAGGGATATTGCGAAGCATATGCTGACAAGAAAAGGCGGTGAAAGCCAATGA
- a CDS encoding glycosyltransferase family 4 protein has product MGSKVIQAVTVSESLYFMKGQLKYLAACGYDIKAMSSNGSYVEKFEKQEETQVLLIEMEREISLLKDFKSLVKCIRIIRKEKPDIVNASTPKAGLIVTLAAYICRVPIRIYTLRGLRMETTSGLKRQILVAAEKVAAGASTHCLAVSDSLKSRIAEFGIAPIEKISVLGKGSGDGFNIAEFQKTAEVEETIKANRKEYGLTEEHVVLGFVGRMTKDKGITELIDSFLALHKTHPNLRLLLIGDYEMADPVEERIQKEIKENPYIIHTGYQGNPVPFYHMMDVFVFLTKREGFGNVAIEAALSKVPVIAANVTGAKNTIVDGKTGFLADPENPLDILEKLELLILAPEIRRQMGEQGYKWAVENFSNHVMWKELDRYYQTCLADSLKPAGQTHI; this is encoded by the coding sequence ATGGGAAGTAAAGTAATTCAAGCAGTGACAGTTTCAGAAAGCCTTTATTTCATGAAAGGGCAGCTGAAATATTTGGCTGCATGCGGCTATGACATAAAAGCAATGAGTTCAAACGGCAGCTATGTAGAAAAATTTGAAAAACAGGAAGAAACACAGGTGCTGCTGATTGAAATGGAACGGGAAATTTCCCTTTTAAAAGACTTTAAATCTTTGGTGAAGTGCATTCGGATCATCCGCAAGGAAAAGCCCGATATTGTCAATGCCAGTACACCTAAAGCAGGCCTGATTGTCACTCTTGCGGCTTATATTTGCCGAGTGCCAATTCGCATCTATACTCTTAGGGGACTTCGAATGGAGACCACTAGTGGGTTAAAAAGACAGATTTTGGTTGCTGCTGAAAAAGTAGCGGCGGGTGCTTCTACTCATTGTCTAGCGGTTTCAGACAGTTTAAAAAGCCGCATAGCTGAATTCGGCATTGCTCCAATCGAGAAAATTTCCGTATTGGGAAAAGGAAGCGGCGATGGTTTTAATATTGCAGAGTTCCAGAAAACAGCTGAAGTCGAAGAAACAATAAAGGCGAATAGGAAAGAATATGGACTTACTGAAGAGCATGTTGTATTAGGCTTTGTCGGCCGTATGACGAAAGACAAAGGCATTACAGAGCTGATCGATTCTTTCCTTGCGCTACATAAGACTCATCCGAATTTGAGGCTGCTGCTCATCGGGGATTACGAAATGGCTGATCCGGTAGAAGAAAGAATACAAAAGGAAATCAAGGAAAACCCGTACATTATCCATACCGGTTACCAAGGGAATCCAGTTCCGTTCTATCATATGATGGACGTATTTGTATTTTTAACAAAACGGGAAGGCTTCGGAAATGTGGCAATTGAAGCTGCTCTTTCAAAAGTGCCGGTTATTGCTGCAAACGTTACGGGAGCTAAAAATACCATTGTCGACGGTAAAACAGGCTTTCTGGCAGATCCTGAAAATCCCCTTGATATCCTGGAAAAACTTGAATTATTGATACTTGCGCCGGAAATACGCCGCCAAATGGGAGAGCAAGGATACAAATGGGCGGTTGAAAACTTCAGCAATCATGTGATGTGGAAAGAACTGGACCGTTATTATCAAACTTGCCTGGCTGACAGCCTGAAGCCTGCCGGACAGACCCATATTTAA